The sequence below is a genomic window from Nitrospirota bacterium.
TCGGTCTACCGCCAGTTCAAGGACATCAACGACCTCATGGAAGAGGTGAAGGCGCTCTTCGAGCTGAAGGAGCTGAAGAAGCAGTAGCCCGCCGGGCAACCCGGCAGCAGAGCGGCCGGTATTACGGCGCGGCCTCCGATTCGACCCTTTCCTTGATCCTCCCCAGCCATGTTCTGAGCACCTCCCGCAGCTTCGTCTCGATCTCCTCGACCCTCTCTTCCCTCTCCCGTAACAGCACGTGCAGATTAAACGGGCTCTTTTACGAGGTAGACGGAGCAGGGAGCGCTCTCGATAATTTTTGCCGCCGGATTCCTCAGGATCTCGAGTCCCCGCTTGAACGGAGCGGCCATGACCAGCAGATCGTACCCGTTCTTCAGCTCCCTCAGTATCTCGTCGGGCACACGCCCCGCCACCATCTTGATCTCAGAAGCTACTCCGCGGGCCCTCTCCTTGAATTCCTGAACGGTCTTTTCGGCCAGGGCGTTTTCGTTGTCGGAAATGTAGGTGAGGAAGCCTTCCCGCGCATTGCTTCCCGAGAGCCAGTCGTGGCCGATGTACTCGGACCACGAGGCATCGAGAACGAAGAGAGCGGTAAGGCTTGCGCCGCGTTCCTTTGCAAGCCTCACCGCTTCTTCGATGGCGTCAGGCGATGAATCGAGCGCCAGGAGAATTTTCATCTAGGGGAGCTGTCCTCTCTCGGGCTCCAGGACCATGAGGACATCCTTTTTCTTC
It includes:
- a CDS encoding universal stress protein, giving the protein MKILLALDSSPDAIEEAVRLAKERGASLTALFVLDASWSEYIGHDWLSGSNAREGFLTYISDNENALAEKTVQEFKERARGVASEIKMVAGRVPDEILRELKNGYDLLVMAAPFKRGLEILRNPAAKIIESAPCSVYLVKEPV